The proteins below are encoded in one region of Micromonospora pisi:
- a CDS encoding choice-of-anchor J domain-containing protein, producing the protein MARSRLVGALAAVLVLPALSVVASTSPASAQAVTPKAAPPSDMRELTRKDFKLDGRPIDTSPRYQPRTADARSRTAAVETPPVGTVRQWLAMDDIEGSVYRKDYTLRAVGEHIEVWVANDLAFPAGDCRLQLPSSTQVTDAQVKNLVDEFDNNMYPKETAAFSTPPDRDGTHAQVGPDENGNGGVYTGGGDKTVTLVDNVRDDNFYDFPAAPTYIAGFFSANFNELLDRNVMTIDAFDWLHRMGANPPDEPTDDLCTSRSARPHSYEGTFAHEWQHLLQYYTDPFEVNWINEGLSDFAQTLTGYVTSTATIFDRGADSHLYCYQGFGTVETPFNPNPRDCGGPENSLTLWDESPNPNAVLADYGNAYSFMLFLYDRYGADFMSKLHRDGAHQGLASLEAALKDEGVRDVYQVIHDYQSMTLLDKIVGDARLGLILGVAKSRVTTPSLRSTVNLANPAANSTPGVAPNGADYVQLATAKGKTLRGSDLRSVKFQGARTLPALPLAWTTTAQDPDRPGNAVLWSGNANSTDAAAVTSVTVPSTDPTLRFLAKYGAEFGFDYGYVTVSTDGGATYTVIPGDQTVAGPLGPGLNGTTNGFEPRSYDLSAYAGKTVLLGFRYVSDGGVNEGGLSIDDITVGGKAISDGSSLAPFQSPSQIHPTTVHNWNLKLIGIDDKHSLAWQFESNGRPEVTIGKLELALLNAFPKVVAVVSYDEPTEQLKQYAPYTLTVNGAVQPGGTAH; encoded by the coding sequence ATGGCACGCAGCCGCCTTGTTGGGGCGCTCGCCGCCGTTCTGGTCCTACCGGCCCTTTCCGTCGTCGCTTCGACGTCACCGGCATCGGCGCAAGCCGTCACGCCGAAGGCCGCCCCGCCGAGTGACATGCGTGAGCTCACTCGGAAGGACTTCAAGCTGGACGGTCGGCCGATCGACACGTCCCCGCGTTACCAGCCCCGTACGGCTGACGCCAGGTCCCGGACGGCGGCGGTCGAGACCCCGCCGGTCGGCACGGTCCGTCAGTGGCTCGCCATGGACGACATCGAGGGCTCGGTCTACCGCAAGGACTACACGCTCCGGGCCGTCGGTGAGCACATCGAGGTCTGGGTCGCCAACGACCTGGCGTTCCCGGCCGGCGACTGTCGCCTTCAGCTGCCCTCCTCGACGCAGGTCACCGACGCGCAGGTGAAGAACCTCGTCGACGAGTTCGACAACAACATGTACCCGAAGGAGACCGCGGCGTTCAGCACGCCGCCGGACCGGGACGGCACCCACGCCCAGGTCGGGCCGGACGAGAACGGCAACGGCGGGGTCTACACCGGCGGCGGCGACAAGACCGTCACGCTGGTGGACAACGTACGCGACGACAACTTCTACGACTTCCCGGCCGCTCCGACCTACATCGCCGGGTTCTTCTCCGCGAATTTCAACGAGTTGCTCGACCGCAACGTGATGACCATCGACGCGTTCGACTGGTTGCACCGGATGGGGGCCAACCCGCCGGACGAGCCGACCGACGACCTGTGCACCAGCCGTAGCGCGCGGCCGCACAGCTACGAGGGTACGTTCGCGCACGAGTGGCAGCACCTGCTCCAGTACTACACCGACCCGTTCGAGGTGAACTGGATCAACGAAGGGCTCTCCGACTTTGCCCAGACGCTGACCGGTTACGTCACCTCGACGGCTACGATCTTCGATCGGGGTGCGGACAGCCACCTCTACTGCTACCAGGGCTTCGGCACGGTGGAAACGCCGTTCAACCCGAACCCGCGCGACTGCGGTGGCCCGGAGAACTCGCTCACCCTCTGGGACGAGAGCCCCAACCCGAACGCGGTGCTCGCCGACTACGGCAACGCGTACTCGTTCATGTTGTTCCTGTACGACCGGTACGGCGCCGACTTCATGTCCAAGCTGCACCGGGACGGCGCTCACCAGGGTCTCGCGAGCCTGGAGGCCGCGCTCAAGGACGAAGGGGTCCGCGACGTCTACCAGGTCATCCACGACTACCAGTCGATGACCCTGCTCGACAAGATTGTTGGCGATGCGCGGCTGGGGCTCATTCTCGGCGTCGCCAAGAGCCGTGTCACCACGCCGAGCCTGCGCTCGACGGTGAACCTGGCCAACCCGGCCGCCAACAGCACCCCGGGGGTCGCCCCCAACGGAGCCGACTACGTGCAGCTCGCCACGGCCAAGGGCAAGACCCTGCGCGGTAGCGACCTGCGGTCGGTGAAGTTCCAGGGGGCTCGGACCCTGCCCGCGCTTCCGCTGGCCTGGACGACCACCGCCCAGGATCCGGACCGCCCGGGTAACGCCGTGCTCTGGTCCGGCAACGCCAACAGCACGGACGCGGCCGCGGTCACCTCGGTCACCGTGCCGAGCACCGACCCGACGCTGCGGTTCCTGGCCAAGTACGGTGCCGAGTTCGGCTTCGACTACGGCTACGTGACCGTGTCGACCGACGGCGGTGCCACGTACACCGTCATCCCCGGCGACCAGACGGTCGCGGGACCGCTCGGCCCGGGTCTCAACGGCACGACGAACGGCTTCGAGCCCCGCTCGTACGACCTGTCCGCGTACGCCGGCAAGACCGTGCTGCTCGGCTTCCGTTACGTCAGTGACGGTGGCGTCAACGAGGGCGGCCTGTCGATCGACGACATCACCGTCGGCGGCAAGGCGATCAGCGACGGCAGCAGCCTCGCCCCATTCCAGTCGCCCAGCCAGATCCACCCGACGACGGTCCACAACTGGAACCTGAAGCTCATCGGCATCGACGACAAGCACTCGCTCGCCTGGCAGTTCGAGTCCAACGGACGGCCCGAGGTGACGATCGGAAAGCTTGAGCTGGCACTGCTCAACGCGTTCCCGAAGGTCGTCGCCGTGGTGTCGTACGACGAGCCGACCGAGCAGCTCAAGCAGTACGCGCCGTACACGCTGACCGTGAACGGAGCGGTACAGCCCGGAGGGACGGCTCACTGA
- a CDS encoding FAD-binding oxidoreductase: protein MHDLSRRKLLQATAAVGTGAVVFPGIITSGTAAFAADGSDLAYGEKCPPATLTGRIVRPQDPGYADARLGWDELFDRYPLVIVFAQETQDVVNALTWARQNDVALRVRSGRHSLEGWSNVDNGIVIDVSELKSTHIDTDNNTARVGAGLNQLEAVTALGEYDLAVTTGTEGSVGLSGATLGGGLGFLTRYLGMACDSLIGAEIVIPWGVDGAKVLEVDLKNHSDLLWALRGAGNGNFGIVTSLTYKVTPLRSVAYLQATWEGLGDLHGIFDTWQRSAPLADNRLGTQLEIHKSQILLFGVLAEGSEAEAKALLAPILSFGNPEVTVQTGGWGEIYNGFQIPTEDEPANWKFFSQFSNEPFPYEAIELIRSFIEIAPTEESNFFTQAFGTGAQRHEPPGGSAFPHRDALFYSEPGVGWGTRGEPESGDALTPVAQTWIAEFSQALRPYVDGAYVNVPNIGTAEWETAYWGRNFKRLRQIKGKYDPLNVFQYEQSIPPATC from the coding sequence ATGCACGACCTTTCTCGTCGCAAACTGCTCCAGGCGACAGCGGCCGTTGGCACAGGGGCGGTCGTTTTCCCGGGCATTATCACCAGCGGCACCGCAGCCTTTGCGGCAGACGGCTCGGATTTGGCCTACGGCGAGAAGTGCCCGCCGGCGACGCTAACCGGCCGCATAGTTCGTCCCCAGGACCCCGGTTATGCGGATGCGCGCCTCGGCTGGGACGAACTCTTCGATCGCTATCCGCTGGTCATCGTCTTCGCGCAGGAAACCCAGGATGTGGTGAACGCACTCACGTGGGCGCGGCAGAACGACGTCGCGCTGCGGGTGCGCAGTGGCCGCCACAGCCTCGAGGGCTGGTCGAACGTGGACAACGGCATTGTGATCGACGTCAGCGAGCTGAAGTCGACCCACATCGACACGGACAACAACACCGCGAGAGTCGGCGCCGGTCTCAATCAGTTGGAAGCGGTGACCGCGCTCGGCGAGTACGACCTGGCGGTAACGACCGGTACGGAGGGAAGCGTGGGTCTGTCCGGCGCGACCCTCGGTGGCGGATTGGGCTTCCTCACCCGCTACCTCGGCATGGCCTGCGACAGCCTGATCGGGGCGGAGATTGTCATCCCCTGGGGTGTCGACGGCGCGAAGGTGCTCGAGGTGGACCTGAAGAACCACTCGGACCTGCTCTGGGCGCTACGCGGTGCGGGAAACGGGAACTTCGGGATCGTCACCTCGCTCACCTACAAGGTGACGCCACTGCGGAGCGTCGCCTATCTTCAGGCGACCTGGGAGGGTCTCGGCGACCTGCACGGGATCTTCGACACGTGGCAGCGCAGCGCACCATTAGCCGACAACCGCCTCGGCACCCAACTCGAGATCCACAAATCGCAGATCCTGCTCTTCGGGGTTCTCGCGGAGGGGTCGGAGGCAGAAGCGAAGGCGCTACTGGCACCGATTCTTTCGTTCGGCAATCCCGAGGTCACGGTGCAGACCGGGGGCTGGGGCGAAATCTATAACGGATTCCAGATTCCGACCGAGGACGAGCCCGCGAACTGGAAGTTCTTCTCGCAGTTCTCCAACGAACCGTTCCCGTACGAGGCGATCGAGCTGATCCGCTCGTTCATAGAAATCGCCCCGACGGAGGAGAGCAACTTCTTCACCCAGGCATTCGGCACCGGAGCGCAAAGGCACGAGCCCCCCGGCGGCTCGGCGTTCCCGCATCGCGACGCGCTCTTCTATTCCGAACCCGGCGTTGGCTGGGGCACCCGTGGCGAGCCGGAAAGCGGCGACGCCCTCACCCCGGTCGCCCAGACCTGGATCGCCGAGTTCAGCCAGGCACTGCGACCGTACGTGGACGGCGCCTACGTCAACGTGCCGAACATCGGGACGGCGGAATGGGAAACCGCCTACTGGGGCCGCAACTTCAAGCGGCTACGCCAGATCAAGGGGAAGTACGACCCCCTCAACGTCTTCCAGTACGAGCAGAGCATTCCACCCGCGACCTGCTGA
- a CDS encoding DUF305 domain-containing protein, with translation MFGGVAALAALILAAGCGDDGGMPTMDHGASKAPTTAASSSATSDFNDSDVMFAQMMIPHHQQAVEMADQATTRAKDPELKSLAAQIKTAQAPEISTMTGWLTAWGRPTAAPGASGGHDAHGSGMPGMMSEQDITMLTSATGTDFDRKFAEMMIAHHNGAITMAKTEQASGASPQAKEMAGQIEKSQAVEVKQLQGILDRLS, from the coding sequence ATGTTCGGCGGGGTGGCTGCCCTCGCCGCGTTGATCCTGGCTGCCGGCTGCGGCGACGACGGCGGTATGCCCACTATGGACCACGGGGCGAGCAAGGCCCCAACCACCGCCGCCTCGTCATCCGCCACAAGTGACTTCAACGACTCGGACGTCATGTTCGCGCAAATGATGATCCCGCATCACCAGCAGGCGGTGGAGATGGCCGACCAGGCCACCACCCGGGCCAAGGATCCGGAACTGAAGTCACTCGCCGCCCAGATCAAGACCGCGCAGGCCCCGGAGATCAGCACCATGACCGGATGGCTGACCGCGTGGGGTCGACCGACGGCCGCACCCGGCGCGTCGGGCGGGCATGACGCACACGGCAGCGGTATGCCCGGCATGATGTCCGAGCAGGACATAACCATGCTGACAAGCGCCACGGGCACCGACTTCGACCGCAAGTTCGCGGAGATGATGATCGCCCACCATAACGGCGCGATCACCATGGCCAAGACCGAACAGGCCAGCGGCGCCAGCCCACAGGCCAAGGAAATGGCGGGCCAAATCGAAAAGTCACAGGCCGTTGAGGTGAAGCAACTGCAGGGCATCCTCGACCGCCTGTCGTAA
- a CDS encoding DUF6153 family protein has product MAGARPLLRLLLLVAVAFGVASMHTLGHVSGERHASAGRNMSMAPTSHAVGDRMTALDGFTVAPMDTATVRVGWVRAGDGGGSGVPHGDPLSVCLAILTALGMAVLVAAALRAIWSPSLIGSDVVYITSPSRAPPRLRVGLRIADLSVSRT; this is encoded by the coding sequence ATGGCAGGCGCCAGGCCGCTTCTGCGGCTGCTGTTACTCGTCGCGGTCGCCTTCGGTGTCGCCAGCATGCACACCCTCGGTCACGTCTCCGGCGAACGGCACGCGAGCGCGGGCCGGAATATGTCGATGGCACCCACATCGCATGCCGTCGGCGATCGCATGACTGCCCTCGATGGGTTCACCGTGGCGCCCATGGATACGGCGACTGTCAGGGTCGGGTGGGTCCGCGCAGGGGACGGTGGCGGATCAGGCGTACCGCATGGGGATCCGCTCTCGGTCTGCCTGGCCATCCTCACAGCGCTGGGCATGGCGGTCCTCGTCGCGGCGGCGCTACGTGCCATCTGGTCACCAAGTCTCATAGGTAGCGACGTGGTTTACATCACGTCGCCCAGCCGAGCGCCTCCACGACTGCGCGTCGGCTTGCGAATCGCTGACCTTTCGGTGTCGCGGACATAG
- a CDS encoding aminoglycoside phosphotransferase family protein: MSEPIEDLIRPGWSVEPLGHNPFNAATGGIWRVRRDTGTAILKIAAPPRPPGNHPPHWATSDDPGHWNYWRREPLAYRSGLAATAYAPAGVRAPVLLDTVERGDGSVALWLEDVAGRPGMECSPEQLGDLGHRLGVAHAAWLGRSPGQGWLARDWLRAYTLSRPVPEPQRWDHPVAVRSWPAELRDGLRLLWERRHDVLAATDELPRTLSHHDVWPMNLIVAADGPVLFDWSFVGPGPIGEDAANLILDTFFDGLVGVDLLDEVVSAVLAGYQRGLAPAVDAEVVRRAVALCAAAKYFWLAPGMIGALARRDTDRSQHYDSRDDLSMFAGRRRVLELLMAWFRLALP, from the coding sequence GTGTCGGAACCGATCGAGGACCTGATCCGGCCCGGCTGGTCGGTGGAGCCACTGGGCCACAACCCGTTCAACGCCGCGACCGGGGGCATCTGGCGGGTCCGACGTGACACCGGTACGGCGATCCTCAAGATCGCCGCGCCGCCCCGGCCGCCGGGCAACCACCCGCCACACTGGGCGACCAGCGACGACCCGGGCCACTGGAACTACTGGCGCCGTGAACCGCTCGCCTACCGCAGCGGTCTGGCCGCGACCGCGTACGCCCCGGCCGGGGTCCGGGCGCCGGTGCTGCTCGACACGGTCGAGCGGGGCGACGGCTCGGTGGCACTCTGGTTGGAGGACGTCGCGGGTCGCCCCGGCATGGAGTGCTCGCCGGAACAACTGGGCGACCTCGGCCACCGGCTCGGCGTCGCGCACGCCGCGTGGCTGGGGCGCAGTCCCGGGCAGGGCTGGCTGGCGCGGGACTGGCTGCGGGCGTACACCCTTTCCCGTCCGGTGCCCGAGCCGCAGCGCTGGGACCACCCCGTCGCGGTACGGAGCTGGCCGGCCGAGCTGCGCGACGGGCTGCGCCTGCTCTGGGAGCGGCGGCACGACGTCCTCGCCGCCACCGACGAGCTGCCCCGGACCCTGAGTCACCACGACGTGTGGCCGATGAACCTGATCGTCGCCGCCGACGGGCCGGTGCTCTTCGACTGGAGTTTCGTCGGGCCGGGCCCGATCGGCGAGGACGCGGCCAACCTGATCCTCGACACCTTCTTCGACGGGTTGGTCGGCGTCGACCTGCTCGACGAGGTCGTGAGCGCGGTCCTCGCCGGCTACCAGCGCGGACTCGCCCCGGCGGTGGACGCAGAGGTGGTACGTCGGGCGGTCGCGCTCTGCGCCGCCGCGAAGTACTTCTGGCTCGCTCCCGGGATGATCGGTGCGCTGGCCCGACGTGACACCGACCGGAGCCAGCACTACGACAGCCGGGACGATCTGAGCATGTTCGCTGGCCGACGCCGCGTGCTCGAACTCCTGATGGCCTGGTTCCGGCTCGCCCTGCCCTGA
- a CDS encoding TetR/AcrR family transcriptional regulator, producing MGQKRISSSQRRASVLAAAIRIFGSKGFVATTTADIAREAAVSQPYVVSLFGSKDALVRAAIEHALDRVVEVFEQTIDDDAPGELAPRIGVAYLQLFKEQGLQLCLAHAFTAGTDPEIGPLARDGFLRVYRVLVDHGHLAPEQASQILAAGMMANVVLGLRLADDYDREPAIRELLSATYPSNVELLRTVTGAYDGVAPPQGAADV from the coding sequence ATGGGCCAGAAACGAATCTCCTCGTCCCAGCGACGCGCTTCCGTGCTCGCTGCGGCGATCCGGATCTTCGGCAGCAAGGGCTTCGTCGCAACCACCACGGCAGACATCGCCCGCGAGGCCGCCGTGAGCCAGCCCTACGTGGTGTCCCTGTTCGGCAGCAAAGATGCCCTCGTCCGAGCCGCGATCGAGCACGCGCTCGACAGGGTGGTCGAGGTGTTCGAGCAGACGATCGACGACGACGCACCTGGCGAACTCGCACCGCGTATCGGTGTCGCCTACCTTCAACTGTTCAAGGAGCAGGGACTGCAACTCTGCCTCGCGCACGCCTTCACCGCCGGCACCGATCCGGAGATCGGGCCACTCGCCAGAGACGGCTTCCTCCGCGTCTACCGGGTGCTCGTCGACCACGGTCATCTCGCACCTGAACAAGCCAGTCAGATCCTCGCCGCCGGCATGATGGCCAACGTCGTCCTCGGCTTACGTCTGGCCGACGACTATGACCGTGAACCCGCAATACGCGAACTCCTCTCGGCGACCTACCCGAGCAATGTCGAGCTCCTCAGGACCGTCACCGGTGCCTACGATGGCGTCGCCCCTCCACAAGGTGCGGCCGACGTTTGA
- a CDS encoding DUF1772 domain-containing protein: MDVLMFATVAVLGFTACAEFGSYAFVHPVVKRLAPRDHILVEQGLLRTFGIVMPVLMTASLVLAISYAARPDGAGLPEVLRWVAAATWATGIVTTVVVNVPINLSTLRWNKDFPPERWQERRNRWEWFQGYRSWAYLTAFLLVALSVATVG; this comes from the coding sequence ATGGACGTACTGATGTTCGCCACCGTCGCAGTGCTGGGGTTCACGGCGTGCGCCGAGTTTGGTTCCTATGCTTTTGTGCATCCGGTGGTCAAGCGTCTGGCGCCGCGTGACCACATCCTGGTCGAACAGGGTCTGCTGCGTACCTTCGGCATCGTGATGCCGGTGCTGATGACGGCTTCGCTTGTGCTGGCTATCAGCTACGCGGCCCGCCCTGACGGGGCGGGGTTGCCCGAGGTGTTGCGTTGGGTTGCGGCCGCGACCTGGGCCACGGGCATCGTCACGACCGTGGTCGTGAACGTGCCGATCAACCTGTCCACACTCCGCTGGAACAAGGATTTCCCTCCGGAACGCTGGCAAGAGCGCCGTAACCGCTGGGAGTGGTTTCAGGGATACCGTTCGTGGGCCTATCTCACGGCCTTCCTGCTCGTCGCTCTCTCGGTCGCCACGGTCGGCTGA
- a CDS encoding serine/threonine-protein kinase produces the protein MGGAGVHGTELLGGRYRLVERLGAGGMSVVWRGYDEVLGRQVAVKVLASRLADDRAFRRQIRVEAQAVARLVHPHITGVYDYGESVTDGLTVPYVVMELVDGESLAARLAREHRLPWRPAVAAIAEAAAALAAAHARGIVHRDVTPGNVMLTDAGVKVVDFGISALSGENDTGPDGRLLGTPAYCAPERLDGGQVSPAADVYALGLLLYRTLTGHLPWPESSATGVLRAHLYQEPAPLPPVDGLPDEVVDLCARCLAKTPGERPDSAEVARTLAEAAGTSAVLPVSPAPAGAGSPIALANAGTTILPWAAGTDALPLRRPVTGHRPPWRSRPASTARRPGQRATGRRIGPAALGLGLLAVSGLAWAANSLTPGPRADVPLRAEAATQPAPCQIGYALRTDTGRAFEAEVTVRNTGDQPVRDWVLTFDFPAEQTVTGAGAAQWQQRDRGVVLHPADAGELTPGSAATVRLTGTYTGTNPLPVQFRLGDAACAAQVSGIAGTSPPAAGAATSGVTSKQPVGRPGEGAPPKAPPAKGKQPEAPPAKGAPRAGPDRTVDSPPRKPGPKGDGDRDEGDEDEEDEEDEEE, from the coding sequence ATGGGTGGGGCAGGAGTTCACGGCACGGAGTTGCTCGGCGGCCGTTACCGGCTGGTCGAGCGACTCGGTGCCGGTGGCATGTCGGTGGTCTGGCGCGGTTACGACGAGGTGCTGGGCCGGCAGGTGGCGGTGAAGGTGCTCGCCTCCCGGCTCGCCGACGATCGTGCGTTCCGACGTCAGATCCGGGTCGAGGCACAGGCGGTGGCCCGTCTCGTCCACCCGCACATCACCGGCGTCTACGACTACGGCGAGTCGGTCACCGACGGGCTCACCGTTCCGTACGTGGTGATGGAACTCGTCGACGGCGAGTCGTTGGCGGCCCGCCTCGCCCGCGAGCACCGGCTGCCCTGGCGTCCGGCCGTCGCCGCGATCGCCGAGGCCGCGGCCGCGCTCGCCGCCGCGCACGCCCGGGGCATCGTGCACCGGGACGTGACACCGGGAAACGTCATGTTGACCGACGCGGGTGTCAAGGTGGTCGACTTCGGCATCTCCGCCCTGAGCGGCGAGAACGACACCGGACCCGACGGCCGGCTGCTCGGTACGCCGGCCTACTGCGCGCCCGAACGGCTCGACGGGGGCCAGGTGTCGCCCGCCGCCGACGTCTACGCGCTCGGTCTGCTGCTCTACCGCACGCTCACCGGCCACCTTCCGTGGCCGGAGAGCAGCGCCACCGGGGTGCTCCGGGCGCACCTCTACCAGGAACCGGCACCCCTGCCACCGGTCGACGGCCTCCCCGACGAGGTCGTCGACCTCTGCGCCCGCTGCCTCGCCAAGACCCCCGGCGAACGACCGGACAGCGCCGAGGTGGCCCGTACCCTGGCCGAGGCCGCCGGGACCTCGGCGGTCCTGCCGGTCTCCCCCGCGCCGGCCGGCGCCGGCTCGCCGATAGCACTCGCCAACGCCGGCACCACCATCCTGCCGTGGGCCGCCGGCACCGACGCCCTGCCGCTGCGCCGACCCGTCACCGGCCACCGACCACCCTGGCGCAGCCGCCCGGCCAGCACGGCCCGCCGACCCGGCCAGCGGGCCACCGGTCGTCGGATCGGCCCCGCCGCGCTCGGCCTCGGCCTGCTCGCCGTGTCAGGACTGGCGTGGGCGGCCAACTCGCTGACCCCGGGCCCCCGGGCGGACGTACCGCTGCGCGCCGAGGCCGCGACCCAACCGGCCCCGTGCCAGATCGGGTACGCGCTGCGCACCGACACCGGTCGCGCCTTCGAAGCCGAGGTGACCGTACGGAACACCGGTGACCAGCCGGTACGTGACTGGGTGCTGACCTTCGACTTCCCCGCCGAGCAGACCGTTACCGGGGCCGGGGCGGCACAGTGGCAGCAACGGGATCGCGGCGTGGTGCTGCACCCGGCCGATGCCGGCGAACTCACCCCAGGCTCCGCCGCCACGGTCCGGCTCACCGGGACGTACACCGGCACCAACCCGCTTCCGGTCCAGTTCCGGCTCGGCGACGCGGCCTGCGCGGCACAGGTATCGGGGATCGCCGGCACCAGCCCACCCGCTGCCGGCGCCGCGACCTCGGGCGTCACCTCGAAGCAGCCGGTCGGCCGCCCGGGCGAAGGGGCCCCACCCAAGGCGCCCCCGGCCAAGGGGAAGCAGCCGGAGGCACCACCGGCGAAGGGGGCGCCCCGGGCCGGCCCGGACCGCACCGTCGACTCGCCCCCGCGGAAACCGGGGCCGAAGGGCGACGGCGACAGGGATGAGGGCGACGAGGACGAGGAGGATGAGGAGGATGAGGAGGAGTGA
- a CDS encoding nitroreductase family deazaflavin-dependent oxidoreductase produces MTAPGTEEVQDSPTGWVADHIREYVESNGERGRTWRGYPTLLITVRGRKSGKLHRTALIYGRDGDNYLLVASQGGAPKHPAWYLNLTADPEVRVEVDGKTLVARARTATPEEKPELWQRMVEIFPPYATYQTKTSRQIPVVILEPVD; encoded by the coding sequence CAGGGACCGAGGAAGTCCAGGACAGCCCCACCGGTTGGGTCGCCGACCACATCCGCGAGTACGTGGAGAGCAACGGCGAGCGGGGCCGGACCTGGCGGGGCTACCCGACGTTACTGATCACTGTCCGGGGCCGGAAGTCGGGCAAGCTGCACCGGACCGCGTTGATCTACGGACGGGACGGCGACAACTACCTGCTGGTCGCGTCACAGGGCGGAGCGCCGAAACATCCCGCCTGGTACCTGAACCTCACCGCCGACCCGGAGGTCCGGGTCGAGGTGGACGGGAAGACGCTTGTCGCTCGGGCGCGTACCGCCACGCCCGAGGAGAAGCCCGAACTCTGGCAACGGATGGTCGAGATCTTTCCGCCGTACGCGACGTACCAGACCAAGACGAGCCGGCAGATCCCGGTCGTCATCCTCGAACCCGTCGACTGA